GGTATAGTACATTGTTCTCATTGACATCTGTTTACAGTACAGTACTACAGTTAATTGGGTATGATTATCAAATTTTCATGAAGATGCATCTATTGCTCCAGTTGCTTGCAGATGGTGTTATACCTAACGAGTATGGTGTTAATCCAAAGCAGAAGTTAAAGATAGGCTCAAAGGTAAACTTAATTTTGTAGCACCCACTTAGCCACTTTGTTGAACTCAGTCAAATTAAAGATATGGTTTTTCCATTAGGCAATTACATCTTCGAAGACCTGTTTTTTGTATAGAGATTTTATGATCATGCTGATTTGACTATACTCATTATATGCAGAACATCCGTTTTGAATTATAATGCATTTATATGTGACCACTAATGCATTTATATGTGACCACTGTTTTTTGGCTTTCTAGATTGCCCGTCGTTTGCTAGGAAAAATTTTGATTGATCTGAGGAATACGCGTGAAGAAGCCATTAATGTTGCAGAATTGAAGAGTCAGTGTCAGGACACAAATTCTATAGCAGTTGTTAAAGAATATACAGACCGTCAACAAAAGAGCGTGATAAAGAATGATGGATCAAGAAGGACCAATGAAAAGTCTATGGATACGGATGATGATGAGGACAAAGAAATTAAGTATCGCTTAGATCCAAAGTGAGTAGCAATAATTATAGTCATTCGGGTCATTAAAAAgaataacaataattatttgCTAAATGACTATTGACTACTGTTATTTGAATATCTTATCATTTCTCAAATTTCTACAGATATGCTAACGTGCGGACGCCAGAAAGACATGTTCGAACTCGCCTTTATTTTACATCGGTATGTAATATCCATCACGTCTAAGTAAGttttaaggaaaataataaaattttctcTTCTCCTGATGAAGTTTGCGGTTCACTTACCAATGTCGCTGTATATACTTCATCTGATATCTAGGTTTAGTTGATTGATAAAATTTTGTATGATGAATCCTTCTTTAAAACAGGAATCTCATATTCATTCCCTGATGAATGTTCTTCGTTACTGTAACTTGGACGAGTCTCTTCAAGGGGAGGGGAGCCTTGTTTGTGATAGCGCTTTAGAACGGTTATCGACAACCCAAGAACTTGACTATATGAGCTATATAGTTTTGAGGATGTTTGAGAATATAGAGGTGAATATTATTCCATTTAATTTgggaaagttaaaaaaaaaccctttaagattgataaatttataattttattacaCTTGTTCATCTTAGTTGAATTGCCAAACTTGAACTCTAGGTGAATTTGGAAGACCCGAAAAGATACCGTGTCGAGATGACTTTTAGCCGTGGTGCCGATTTATCCCCCTTAGAGGTAAAGATACTTGATAAGAATTCAAAATGAGCattgttatttgttttgtgCGCCATTTCTTTTAATCACTCTTGCAATTCAAACATCATTATATACTTGTTGACGAATGATTGATCCTGTTGTCAGCAAAACAACCTTGAGGCATCTCCGTTGCATCAGGAGCACACATTACCAATAATGGGTCCAGAAAGGCTACAAGAAGTAGGAGCATACCTTACTTtagaaaaaatggaaaaaatgaTTCGACCGTTCGCCATGCCTGCCGAAGACTTCCCCCCACCCACAATCCCTCAAGGCTTCTCCGGTTACTTTAGAAGTGCTGGAGTTTTGGAGCGACTGGTAAATCTTTGGCCCTTTCATAAGCACGGAATTTCTAATGTCAAATAAGTATCCTCTCTTTTCCGTTTTATCATCCATTATTCTTTCGCGAACCGGTTTGATTCAGACGTACGATAAAAAGCATGTCTTGAGGACATGGCATGCAAAGACAATTTTGAAACATTAGTGATCAAGTATTGCTCTTGTTATtgcttttacatttttaaaagaTTTCTGTTATCATTGTTGTAGGTAGATCGAAATTGTTCGATGGTACATGCAGTTAGTCATAGCTTTTTGTCCATCACCAGGGATTCCTTTGTATAATAGTGTATGGGTAAGAGTACATTTCATATAGAATAAATGTTGCTTCCATTTTATGCACTAAAAATCCTCCTTTGCTGCGAATTGTCTTGTACCGTGTTCTCTCTGTTGGATTATATGTCGTCTTTTACTTTGTTACTAGTTACATATAGCTTCACTTGGTACAATTAAATAATCTTGCTTGTTCAGCTAATACATACAGTATTAATACTCTTGACACAACATAAGGGATATATGCTATTTTTATACCGTATCATAACAATagatataaaaatgaattacCAAATGTACATTTGGAatgaaatttttgataaatgGGTTAAACCTTAAATCATAAAGATTGCATACTTGCAAGTGTATTATTCCCTTCTATTTTTATTTCCTGAGAACAACACATTCGATTCTTCGGCTCTTTTTTTTAACTGCAATTCTTTGGCTCAAGTGTTCAAAGGTTCTGTTTCTAGCATGTTAGGATTCATTACAAAACAACATGATACTCCGTATTTATTAGGCTTAGAAATCTGATTCTACGGTTTGAGTtcaaaatcaacacaaacaacTGAACTGCAATTAATGAATGTTTTAATAATccctcaaaattttgaaatgaaatgatataatAGAAGGTTACACAAGTATACCTATCAAGTTATCTATGTTTCAATGCATTGCCTTTTATTCTCTTGATCAAATTTCTCGTCCTCTTCCGCTGCTTCCAGAGACCCTTCAGTTTCTGTTTCGCCTAATTTCCTTTGAGGAATCACATGGAAAAATGAAGCCTTCCAGTCTTTGGTTTCCAAGAACTTTAAAAGTATTTCTATCACTTGATTCACAGTTAGGACCTGAGTCACAAACACCTTCTCAGAGCAAGTACAATTTGCCAATTTGCAAATTCAATAATCAATATTGACACATAAGATACCAGCCATCTATTAAAATATACCAGCCGTTAAACAAAATATTGGCACACAGACTTGCTTAGTCAGAAAGTGATATGACAGGTGATAGGATCggcaggttgggtaacgggtcaaaacggtCAATATATTGGTACAGAGGTTAGATTAATATGAAACGCGTTTTCTAAATTATTCTAAATTCATTTTTTAGATGATTTATGTGCGCCACATatgattataaaagttatattggTTTGTTTAGAATCTAACTTCCTAAATAAAATGACTTGGGAGGGTgtatccaataaaaaaaaaatacactttgggtCATGTAAGATGCGTTTTACTTCCTTTTAGTTAAAAAGATACCCCAATCAATCGAGATTACACATAATccgtgatataaaaaaaaatgctacCTCTAGTGCAAACAGAGGTAGGGCAGTGAGATGATTTGTACCTGAGAACTAGACATCTTGAGGTAATTGCCAATAGGAAGTTTTGCTGTTTGAATTCCTTGCTCTACAGCTTTGTTCATGGTTATCCCTTTCCATCGATTTCTATCAACGAGCCCAccaataatataaattttgtttggATCAAGATCGTAGAGCATAGTTTCTGAGTCTGCTGTGAGGTATACCAAATGCTCCTTTTGAGTTTGAAATGTATTGATATAAGGACCACTGTCCTTGTCGATTATCCATTTATCAAACCCTGGGATCTTTTGTAACTGGCTTCCGATTTCTCCTTCATACCCGGTCAACCATAGATGAGAAGGAACCACACTTCTTCCATTCACAGCATAactatatattatctatattcACAAGCCAATAAGTAATACACATAATTAAGTTTAATTTAAGAGAAGAATGTAGCTgctaaaacacacacaactaCGCAATTTCATGGAGACGACAACTCGTCATTTATACAAAGTAGTTTTACAATTCAAACAAAGTTCTGCGACTTAAGTAATCTAAGATCAAAGATTGTTGTATATTTTCTACTTTTCTTGTGTTTCTTCGTatatttcatttgttttctcttatCTGTATAAAAATGACTTACTATTTGGTACTTTCGCCTCAATGACATGATAATACCCGATTTTACAAACTACAAAGAGAGGGAAAATGCAAAATTGACAAGAGCATGCAACATCCAAAAATGACATAAAAGGAAACTTTTCTGACTAAGAGTTGTGGACAAAAACTTCACCATGATTGAACCGAGGTAATTGTACTAAAAGATGCAGTCCAGTGTTTAATGTTTATGCACAACAAAATTATTCTGGTTTCATCTAGTGTTATACATCTTAGAATATTTCTGTACTTGTCAATTTTAATGCTTGGATCCATTTAAAAccacaactttaaaaaaaaaaatttgttgcatttgtaaatgatTCGCTAGATTTTCTATTTTGCCCATAGTCACAGAATTCGCTTCACAAGCTGTGTTTTCCAAATTGGTATGCAATGTACCCAATCTGAATATTAACTCCCCATATATGACCTTGGATATTAATAAACAGCTTATTTATCCCAGAAAGCTATAATCCCATAAGTTGTTTGGGTACACAAATGTGCTTACTGAGATTAGATAGTAAAAGAATCTTTAATCTACTGAAATAAGGCagcccaaacacccccttaacaATAGTACTAGTTTACATTCACAATTGTAGCAGGACCATTGTGCCTACTGCCCATGATTTGTACTACTACTATTGTGACAGTAGATAGGGTATACACAAGAAtgcctttttttattatttaagaaCGGCAAACTATCCTACTGCTACTCCTAAACTACAAGAATGCCTGATACCCAGAGAAAGTCGAGCATTTGCCTCTAATGTACACGACACGGCCTAACATGAATAGATCCTAGAATTTTCTCCTACCATCTCAAGATGTTAACACAGGAAGCCTTATCACTAGGCCACCTCAAGTAATGAAATCACACAACTTTTGAGAGTTAATTACAATTATATACCTACAAAACCTGaaattttacacacacacacacacacatatatatatagcaatatAGAAGTACCTGTTTAACAAGGCTATGAATCTCATTAGGAGCCATGAGATGAGAAAACTCAAGGTCAACAACAATGTTTTGACCACTTAACTTAGCTTGAGAAAGTCTATTTGATTTGGTCAGTCTTTCTTCATTCCTCTgatccattctttcttttctcatatgttttctattttcaatcattttatgtttttcttcttctgataAAACCGAAAGCTTTTCTTCCCATTCTTTCCTTTTCCTTTCCCCTTTTCGTTTCTTTTCCTCTTTCATGGCTGCTTTTTTCTCTGCTTTCTTTGCTTCGAACCTTTGTTGTTTCAATAGCTTCTTCTGGGCATTCTTCGATAATGATtcatgtggtggtggtggtggtggcggcggcggcggagAGACGGTGGATTCTTTTGGGTCGGCGGCTGTGATGACTTCCATTGTTTTTCCGATTTTGAGCCTGTGAAACACACACCCTTGAAGTGTTATTAGGTTGTTTAGACTCAACATGTTTTCTTATTATTCCTTTTCCtttctctttttaaaaattccaaCATAACGCATTAACAAACATCTCTATCTTATCCGCTAAAATTCTATATGAGTACCCACAGTGGCAACGGGTGGTGATGATGGCGGCGATGGTAACGATGTAGTTATTAAtctaagtaattgatgtaaattgtagtgtagttttttttatggttaagagatttATCTTTTGTAATATGTGAAAATGTTTAAGTTAATGAATTAAaggagatcgatagtttggataaatatggttggaaaataatttagggatatattgggtagatttagtgtgtttggaatgtgttgaaaattaaatgtattttgggtattttaaaggtagacaGTTGAAAAGATGAGatggtagtttgttttataatagaaGTATAAATATCTACCAGTAAATTGAAACAACATTTagatattcttgaaacgatACATGATGTAAGCCTTGATCTACGCatgtctaattaattaattaatttttattaaattagcttttgtatttgtatattgattcaattttcttattagatttataattaaactctaactcttatCTTATaaacattataaccttattagattgatcgttttcttattaataaagTTGTCTATTTTCTTTTGCAATTCTTCAAcccctattacttatattacctATGGTAAGTTATGAACATGaagatttcaaaattttgagtttacgatctgaaATCACAAACCTGTTTgacgtcatccactatgcttacacattccaattttgatgtgattgtaaaaaattaaaccgccaagggacgcatatgggaatggtatggatttgatgggcggcgatccaagagatggtggaaTGTGATTTTTCCGGCGACACTGTGATTTTTCTGGCGCGCTCGAAAACAATGTTTATtggctagggtttgtgcggaatgtgtttctgagtgatttggtacaagtttcatacattaattcgaagaaacaacaaagctatagtgtttttaatttttccggtgaGTTTTTCAACTTTCTGACGAGTATAGATCAGATTAATTTCTGgtcagggtttgttcgcggtgtGATTGTGAATGTTTTGGTGTAAGTGTGATGTTCTAATTCGAAAGAACGAAGGTTTTATCAGCGtttgaagttttccggcgaagttGTTGCATTTTATCGCCGGAGAAGGAGAGGGGAGAAGGAGAGTGAGTgtgtgttggtggtggtggttaaaGATaacgatggtggtggtggcggttgTATCGCCGGataagaaggaggaggaggtggtgaCGGCAGTTGTATCGCCGGCCGGAAAAACAGAAGGGAGAGAGCGAGAGTGGGTGtgtgtgtggtggtggtggtcgccGTTGCCGGTCAGAGATACAAGTGGAGATGGCGGTTCAAGCCTCAAATGAACGATTCTCTCTATATCTAAGTTAAAATCTAAATCtagatataatctatatctaaatCTCACTATACCTAAATCCATATTAATGTAATGTCAAATTGTTAATGTAGTGTTTGTAAATGTACGATGTACCCCTTCGAATCACTATACGAAAGACACCTAATACGAATCTCCATCACGAAGGATATAAGCACGACTCGGATAAACAATCAAAGGATTAACGTAAATCATCTCCaaagataaaaacaatcctTACCTATTTCAATCTCCTTAAAGGATTATCCCTAAGGAAACCAAATCGGATAAACATGGTAAGcagagtttgtataaaagaagGAATAGGGAAAACCCTAACCTTCTCCTCCAAGGAACCTCCTCCTATAAAAGTTGGAGGATCCCCTCACAATCGATATACTTCGATTAACCCAAAAACGATACACAGTATCAATTCACAACATATACTATCACCGAtcgaaccaaaaccctaattaaaaCCCTAAAGGAACACCGttcctaccttcggggaatcacCAACAAATCCTAAAAACCCTCTAGGGTTTTACCTTCGAACCCAAAGACCCCTCGACGCGGTTTGGTGCACAATCATATAGTAAAAGAACTTTGTTCCAACCATTTAGAGAGCGGTGTCAAAGACTTCATTGGTTAAAAATGAAGGGGAGtgatattatataacaaaagttaaccatctacaacaaaagtATAGATTTAAAGCACATAATACAACTGAATGATGCAGgtattgttgtagatttataaattttgttgtagctatatcattttccaaaaatgaaatgtatatatatgataaattagATTACATAGGTATAATGGATAGAGACATTATAAGTAAAAGTAATTACTAATTATTTATTACGAGAGAAAGTATCTGTGCGTTgtggtggtgagatggtgggcgttataggtcatagagtggtgataagtcataagagctcataggtcataaagtgtgatagccaaatgtcttattCGTACGGGCTTctccctcgaatttaaaaattcgtcgaaagtatatcgaatgacccctctaatgaaagagcatgaaattttaagaacacccatataatttgttaatttatcaatgtacgattttttatataaaagattttgaatgaattagaggaataaaatgatttatagaggagaaaaaaaatgagtggttaagatttgagtcAAGAGAtgaaatgagtggttgaaaagttgaaagttggaAAAGTTTAATGGGAACAAgtactttataatgtagtatagatgagcgttattttatcaaatgataaatcaaattatatgtataaccaaataaatttaataaaagacATTAGGATTTAACACGTTGTAAAAGTTGATTATATTATTTGTAATGATGTTACTCTTATTGTGATTGTAAAATCTGAAAAGATCATAAAgttgatttttaaaaacaaggaaagaaaaaaaaatataaaagtaaagagAGGAGAATATAAATcgaggttttaggtaaaataaaataagtattaaaataaaatggataaaacaataggtttctcttaactgaagatcaccgtgcatcatgaaaatcatcgtgcatcaattacttcgtgcatcaatttaaccataatctaagggtcaagatcttgtct
The Erigeron canadensis isolate Cc75 chromosome 2, C_canadensis_v1, whole genome shotgun sequence DNA segment above includes these coding regions:
- the LOC122588532 gene encoding tRNA (guanine(9)-N1)-methyltransferase, which gives rise to MLSLNNLITLQGCVFHRLKIGKTMEVITAADPKESTVSPPPPPPPPPPHESLSKNAQKKLLKQQRFEAKKAEKKAAMKEEKKRKGERKRKEWEEKLSVLSEEEKHKMIENRKHMRKERMDQRNEERLTKSNRLSQAKLSGQNIVVDLEFSHLMAPNEIHSLVKQIIYSYAVNGRSVVPSHLWLTGYEGEIGSQLQKIPGFDKWIIDKDSGPYINTFQTQKEHLVYLTADSETMLYDLDPNKIYIIGGLVDRNRWKGITMNKAVEQGIQTAKLPIGNYLKMSSSQVLTVNQVIEILLKFLETKDWKASFFHVIPQRKLGETETEGSLEAAEEDEKFDQENKRQCIET